TCCATGGAGACTTCCTCTTATTGGAAGCCTCCATCACTTGAAGGGGAAACTACCACATCACAATCTTCAAGATTTAGCTCGAAAACATGGACCTCTCATGTACTTACAACTCGGAGAAGTTCCTGTAGTTGTCATATCATCACCTCGTATAGCAAAAGCTGTACTAAAAACTCATGACCTCGCTTTTGCAACTAGGCCAAGGTTCATGGCCTCAGACATTGTGTTTTACAAAAGTAGGGACATATCTTTCGCCCCTTATGGTGATTACTGGAGGCAAATGCGTAAAGTGTTGACACAAGAACTACTTAGTAACAAGATGCTCAAGTCATATAACATGATCCGAAAAGATGAGCTGTCAAAGCTCCTCTCATCGATTCGGTTGTCATCAGGTTCTGCAGTTAACATAACAGAAAAGCTCCTCTGGTTTACCAGCTGCATGACCTGTAGATTAGCATTTGGAAAAATATGCAACGATCGAGATGAACTGATCATGCTTATAAGGGAGATATTAGCATTATCAGGAGGATTTGATGTGTGTGATTTGTTCCCTTCCTGGAAATTACTTCACAATATGAGTAACATGAAAGCTAGATTAACAAATGTACATCATAAGTATGATCAAATCATGgagaatatcatcaatgaacacaaagAGAATCATGCAGCAGGGATAAAGGGAAATAACGAGTTTGGTGGCGAAGATATGATTGATGCTTTACTGAGAGCTAAAGAGAACAATGAACTTCAATTTCCCATTGAAAATGACAACATGAAAGCAGTAATTCTGGTAAGTTTTGATCCAACATAATACTAATATACTCTGTTTACTACACGGTACTAAATACTAATAAACGTTCATGTATACGTTCTTGCAGGACTTGTTTATTGCTGGAACGGAAACTTCATATACTGCTATTATATGGGCATTATCAGAGATGATGAAGCACCCAAATGTTATGGCCAAGGCACAAGCTGAAGTGAGACAAGTCTTTAAAGAGAATGAAAATTTCGATGAAAATGATCT
This genomic stretch from Solanum stenotomum isolate F172 chromosome 10, ASM1918654v1, whole genome shotgun sequence harbors:
- the LOC125842052 gene encoding cytochrome P450 71D7-like translates to MEIQFSPFNLFPLFLFFSFLFILLKKCNTKLTKLPPGPWRLPLIGSLHHLKGKLPHHNLQDLARKHGPLMYLQLGEVPVVVISSPRIAKAVLKTHDLAFATRPRFMASDIVFYKSRDISFAPYGDYWRQMRKVLTQELLSNKMLKSYNMIRKDELSKLLSSIRLSSGSAVNITEKLLWFTSCMTCRLAFGKICNDRDELIMLIREILALSGGFDVCDLFPSWKLLHNMSNMKARLTNVHHKYDQIMENIINEHKENHAAGIKGNNEFGGEDMIDALLRAKENNELQFPIENDNMKAVILDLFIAGTETSYTAIIWALSEMMKHPNVMAKAQAEVRQVFKENENFDENDLDKLPYLKSVIKETLRMHPPVPLLGPRECRTQTEIDGYTVPLNARVMVNAWAIGRDPESWEDPESFKPERFENISVDLTGNHYQFIPFGSGRRMCPGMSFGLVNTGHPLAQFLYQFDWKLPDKVNANDFRTTETSRVFAASKNDLYLIPTNPREQE